In the genome of Zobellia nedashkovskayae, the window TTGGCGAGTATGCATTTAAAGATGCGGATACGACTAAACTTTCGGCTTATGACAAGTACATGTTGGATAATTATGCCGGCATGGGCGAGACTGGTTTTGAAGGACGTGGATTGAATAAAGACCAAGATCTTGTTTGGGATATTTCGGATTATCCAGATGAGTACTATACAGAGGTTATGGATTCATTGTATATTCCTGAAGAAGAGTCTTATAACGGTCAGCGTACTGTTGATGTTACAAAATTGAAGTACAAGTATAGCTGGATGGATATTGAAGCTGCCGCACGTTCTAGAACAGGAAGCAGAAAAGATTTTATCCGCCAAGAAGAACTTGAAATCTATCCTGATACAACAGTTTGGATTCGTGATTTCGAATATTCGTACAATGAACCAATGCATAATGATTATTTCTGGCATGATGCATACAGTGAATATCCAGTAGTCGGTATTTCTTGGCAGCAGGCAAGAGCTTTCTGTAACTGGAGAACAAAGTTCAAGAACGATGATCAAAAAAGTAAAGGCAAGCAATTTGTAAACCAATTCAGGTTACCAACAGAAGCTGAATGGGAGTATGCTGCCAGAGGAGGTATTGAAGGAGGAACTTACCCATGGGGTGGACCTTATGTAATAAGCGATACAGGTTGCTTTATGGCAAACTTTAAACCGCAAAGGGGGGATTATGCAGCAGATGCAGCTTTATATACTGTAGAAGCCAAATCATATGAACCAAACGACTTTAATCTTTACAACATGGCCGGTAACGTGTCTGAATGGACAAACTCTAGTTATGATCCATCATCTTACGAATTCGTTTCTACTATGAACCCTAACGGTGGCGATGGGGCAAATGCTAGAAAAGTAATACGAGGTGGTTCTTGGAAAGATGTGGCTTACTTTTTGCAGGTAAGTACAAGAGATTATGAATATGCAGATTCTGCCCGTAGTTACATTGGTTTTAGAACCGTTCAGGATTACATGGGTGAAGAAGATTCAACTCAATAGAAAGTAAGAGTAGAGTAGATTAAAAGATGACACAGCTGGCTAAAAGTATTGCCTACAGTACAGGAAAACCAGTAGATAAAAATACAATATTAGTAGTATTTCAAAAATCAAGTCGGAATACTACTTTAGTAAAAGTTTTAAATACACAAATACAAATACACCATCAGATTCTTCTAGCCATAGAAGATGACGATAAACAAATCAAACAGTAAACCAAATCTTTATTATTAACATTAATTTTTAAATTAAACCTTAAATTATGGCACAGTCAAAATCAACAAAAAAATTATTCAACATGGCCTACGGCCTTGGAGCATCAGTAGTAATTCTTGGTGCTTTGTTTAAGATTCTTCACTGGGAACTTGGACCGCTTAACGGTGGTATTCTTCTCGCGATAGGTCTTATTACAGAAGCACTT includes:
- the porK gene encoding T9SS ring complex lipoprotein PorK/GldK — translated: MKKLLLSSIAFVFLLSSCGSKTKGELVGVQGKKWYPEKPHGMELIPRGSFIMGKSEEDQAKTLNAPTKTVTVRSFYMDDTEITNSEYRQFVEWVQDSITRTKLAILADELGLGPEDEGIGEYAFKDADTTKLSAYDKYMLDNYAGMGETGFEGRGLNKDQDLVWDISDYPDEYYTEVMDSLYIPEEESYNGQRTVDVTKLKYKYSWMDIEAAARSRTGSRKDFIRQEELEIYPDTTVWIRDFEYSYNEPMHNDYFWHDAYSEYPVVGISWQQARAFCNWRTKFKNDDQKSKGKQFVNQFRLPTEAEWEYAARGGIEGGTYPWGGPYVISDTGCFMANFKPQRGDYAADAALYTVEAKSYEPNDFNLYNMAGNVSEWTNSSYDPSSYEFVSTMNPNGGDGANARKVIRGGSWKDVAYFLQVSTRDYEYADSARSYIGFRTVQDYMGEEDSTQ